NNNNNNNNNNNNNNNNNNNNNNNNNNNNNNNNNNNNNNNNNNNNNNNNNNNNNNNNNNNNNNNNNNNNNNNNNNNNNNNNNNNNNNNNNNNNNNNNNNNNNNNNNNNNNNNNNNNNNNNNNNNNNNNNNNNNNNNNNNNNNNNNNNNNNNNNNNNNNNNNNNNNNNNNNNNNNNNNNNNNNNNNNNNNNNNNNNNNNNNNNNNNNNNNNNNNNNNNNNNNNNNNNNNNNNNNNNNNNNNNNNNNNNNNNNNNNNNNNNNNNNNNNNNNNNNNNNNNNNNNNNNNNNNNNNNNNNNNNNNNNNNNNNNNNNNNNNNNNNNNNNNNNNNNNNNNNNNNNNNNNNNNNNNNNNNNNNNNNNNNNNNNNNNNNNNNNNNNNNNNNNNNNNNNNNNNNNNNNNNNNNNNNNNNNNNNNNNNNNNNNNNNNNNNNNNNNNNNNNNNNNNNNNNNNNNNNNNNNNNNNNNNNNNNNNNNNNNNNNNNNNNNNNNNNNNNNNNNNNNNNNNNNNNNNNNNNNNNNNNNNNNNNNNNNNNNNNNNNNNNNNNNNNNNNNNNNNNNNNNNNNNNNNNNNNNNNNNNNNNNNNNNNNNNNNNNNNNNNNNNNNNNNNNNNNNNNNNNNNNNNNNNNNNNNNNNNNNNNNNNNNNNNNNNNNNNNNNNNNNNNNNNNNNNNNNNNNNNNNNNNNNNNNNNNNNNNNNNNNNNNNNNNNNNNNNNNNNNNNNNNNNNNNNNNNNNNNNNNNNNNNNNNNNNNNNNNNNNNNNNNNNNNNNNNNNNNNNNNNNNNNNNNNNNNNNNNNNNNNNNNNNNNNNNNNNNNNNNNNNNNNNNNNNNNNNNNNNNNNNNNNNNNNNNNNNNNNNNNNNNNNNNNNNNNNNNNNNNNNNNNNNNNNNNNNNNNNNNNNNNNNNNNNNNNNNNNNNNNNNNNNNNNNNNNNNNNNNNNNNNNNNNNAACATTGCCCTTACAGTTAATGGAAGAGGAATTTGTCAAATAGTTCTTACTGTTCATAATGGAAAAGAATGTActgtataaatgataaaaacattataaCTAATGTCACAATATATGATCACATACCaagcaaagataaataaatacctGGGTGACATTGTCTCCCGATCCATGCAGCAGAATTGGATGGAAGAAAACAGTATCTCCCTTTTCCATGCTTAACATTGTCTTGGGAACGTCATCAAAGCCTCGCACTCCGTGGTACATCTTATTCACGCCTttctgttggagagagagagaggttacttTTGAGCACTTGAAAAGAGAAGTTTTCATTTAGCTTTTCTTACTTATGTTTGGAACTTTTGCAcagaatattaaaataaagtttaattttCCCATGCTATAtccaaatacagaaaaaattagTCTTTTTGAGTACATATGGTAGGAAATTAATTTTGAACATTCCTTTTTACAGTTACCCTATTTCCAGCACTTGCAACCATAAACTATATAAGACAAAATATAAAANNNNNNNNNNNNNNNNNNNNNNNNNNNNNNNNNNNNNNNNNNNNNNNNNNNNNNNNNNNNNNNNNNNNNNNNNNNNNNNNNNNNNNNNNNNNNNNNNNNNNNNNNNNNNNNNNNNNNNNNNNNNNNNNNNNNNNNNNNNNNNNNNNNNNNNNNNNNNNNNNNNNNNNNNNNNNNNNNNNNNNNNNNNNNNNNNNNNNNNNNNNNNNNNNNNNNNNNNNNNNNNNNNNNNNNNNNNNNNNNNNNNNNNNNNNNNNNNNNNNNNNNNNNNNNNNNNNNNNNNNNNNNNNNNNNNNNNNNNNNNNNNNNNNNNNNNNNNNNNNNNNNNNNNNNNNNNNNNNNNNNNNNNNNNNNNNNNNNNNNNNNNNNNNNNNNNNNNNNNNNNNNNNNNNNNNNNNNNNNNNNNNNNNNNNNNNNNNNNNNNNNNNNNNNNNNNNNNNNNNNNNNNNNNNNNNNNNNNNNNNNNNNNNNNNNNNNNNNNNNNNNNNNNNNNNNNNNNNNNNNNNNNNNNGTATTCCTCATAATTAGAAGAGTACATAAAagttcctcctcccacctcccagtCTGGGTAGTCGTGTTGCTCCAATTTGCCCTTGTGCGAGCCAGGCAGCACAAACAGGCAGCCATTCTTGGTATCCACTTTCTCCATGGCTGTCCAAGCGCAAACTATCCTGTTAGCAGGCCTGGGGGTTGGGGAAGCAATGATCATTGCTGAGAAAATTAGNNNNNNNNNNNNNNNNNNNNNNNNNNNNNNNNNNNNNNNNNNNNNNNNNNNNNNNNNNNNNNNNNNNNNNNNNNNNNNNNNNNNNNNNNNNNNNNNNNNNNNNNNNNNNNNNNNNNNNNNNNNNNNNNNNNNNNNNNNNNNNNNNNNNNNNNNNNNNNNNNNNNNNNNNNNNNNNNNNNNNNNNNNNNNNNNNNNNNNNNNNNNNNNNNNNNNNNNNNNNNNNNNNNNNNNNNNNNNNNNNNNNNNNNNNNNNNNNNNNNNNNNNNNNNNNNNNNNNNNNNNNNNNNNNNNNNNNNNNNNNNNNNNNNNNNNNNNNNNNNNNNNNNNNNNNNNNNNNNNNNNNNNNNNNNNNNNNNNNNNNNNNNNNNNNNNNNNNNNNNNNNNNNNNNNNNNNNNNNNNNNNNNNNNNNNNNNNNNNNNNNNNNNNNNNNNNNNNNNNNNNNNNNNNNNNNNNNNNNNNNNNNNNNNNNNNNNNNNNNNNNNNNNNNNNNNNNNNNNNNNNNNNNNNNNNNNNNNNNNNNNNNNNNNNNNNNNNNNNNNNNNNNNNNNNNNNNNNNNNNNNNNNNNNNNNNNNNNCTCCCTGGCTGCCACTCTATTACAGTCTTccatgataagaaagaaaaaacaattggaCAGCCATATTTCTTTACTAATGTCCAATTATAGGAAAACTAAGTCCAGACAGCCTCTGCCCCAGTGGTTCCCAAATTTTTCTACTCTGTGGCCCCcaaccaatatataataacaatctcCATGGACCCATTTGATGTCTGTCATCTNNNNNNNNNNNNNNNNNNNNNNNNNNNNNNNNNNNNNNNNNNNNNNNNNNNNNNNNNNNNNNNNNNNNNNNNNNNNNNNNNNNNNNNNNNNNNNNNNNNNNNNNNNNNCAAAGAAACAAAATCCCTTCCCTCTTTCGAGTTTCATAAGACCTATATTTGCCTACCTGAAGGGGAAGTAGTGTAGATCCTGGTGCAGTGGGTGGCGGGAGGTGCGCGTGCCGGGATCTGGGGGCTTGTTAATCAACATGGTGTGCATGGCCATGATGTCTGGGCCAGTGAAGCACTCCACGTAGTCCAGGATCTACGGACAGTGGTGATTCGAGTGAGATTAGGGTGTCGTCATAGCTGTTGgtactttcatttccattttcatatatTACAGGGACATGAAGACAAAGAGGTTAAAAGACCCTGACCTGTACATAAATATGAACATTCTGTCATTCTGTTAATAAGGCATGATGATTGGTTTGATTACACAATGTTTGAATATCCCACAAAATATTATGTNNNNNNNNNNNNNNNNNNNNNNNNNNNNNNNNNNNNNNNNNNNNNNNNNNNNNNNNNNNNNNNNNNNNNNNNNNNNNNNNNNNNNNNNNNNNNNNNNNNNNNNNNNNNNNNNNNNNNNNNNNNNNNNNNNNNNNNNNNNNNNNNNNNNNNNNNNNNNNNNNNNNNNNNNNNNNNNNNNNNNNNNNNNNNNNNNNNNNNNNNNNNNNNNNNNNNNNNNNNNNNNNNNNNNNNNNNNNNNNNNNNNNNNNNNNNNNNNNNNNNNNNNNNNNNNNNNNNNNNNNNNNNNNNNNNNNNNNNNNNNNNNNNNNNNNNNNNNNNNNNNNNNNNNNNNNNNNNNNNNNNNNNNNNNNNNNNNNNNNNNNNNNNNNNNNNNNNNNNNNNNNNNNNNNNNNNNNNNNNNNNNNNNNNNNNNNNNNNNNNNNNNNNNNNNNNNNNNNNNNNNNNNNNNNNNNNNNNNNNNNNNNNNNNNNNNNNNNNNNNNNNNNNNNNNNNNNNNNNNNNNNNNNNNNNNNNNNNNNNNNNNNNNNNNNNNNNNNNNNNNNNNNNNNNNNNNNNNNNNNNNNNNNNNNNNNNNNNNNNNNNNNNNNNNNNNNNNNNNNNNNNNNNNNNNNNNNNNNNNNNNNNNNNNNNNNNNNNNNNNNNNNNNNNNNNNNNNNNNNNNNNNNNNNNNNNNNNNNNNNNNNNNNNNNNNNNNNNNNNNNNNNNNNNNNNNNNNNNNNNNNNNNNNNNNNNNNNNNNNNNNNNNNNNNNNNNNNNNNNNNNNNNNNNNNNNNNNNNNNNNNNNNNNNNNNNNNNNNNNNNNNNNNNNNNNNNNNNNNNNNNNNNNNNNNNNNNNCACCGCTATAAATTATTATGTCATCTTTCCCTCAACCAAATATCAAGAAtaatgcaaatatttatattatatatacagataccctATACCTGTGGCAACATGCAGTGCTCTGACAGCACCTCATCCCACACAAAGTCCTGCAGCTTGTTGACAATGAGTTCACCCGAGACATTCTTAAGGCCTTTCAGAGAGATGTCCTTCATCTTAGTCATGCCGCCAGTGTCAACACGTCCTTCCACCAGGTCAATGAAGCGTTCCCTGGGGGTTGATTTGGGGTGTGAGCAAATGCAAGCATAGTGTGTGCATGCATAACAGTAAAACTGGAGATGGCAACGAGCAACTGAGGTTGTCTTCTGATGATGAAGTAAGGTGTAATATGAATTTTCAAAActtcta
This window of the Penaeus monodon isolate SGIC_2016 chromosome 31, NSTDA_Pmon_1, whole genome shotgun sequence genome carries:
- the LOC119593051 gene encoding phytanoyl-CoA dioxygenase, peroxisomal-like isoform X2 codes for the protein MMPRLLSSGTANVGTDSSSSSLEFQYTLDNPRLTAAQRAFYEENGFLVIPNLVPHDKLDQWKERFIDLVEGRVDTGGMTKMKDISLKGLKNVSGELIVNKLQDFVWDEVLSEHCMLPQILDYVECFTGPDIMAMHTMLINKPPDPGTRTSRHPLHQDLHYFPFRPANRIVCAWTAMEKVDTKNGCLFVLPGSHKGKLEQHDYPDWEKGVNKMYHGVRGFDDVPKTMLSMEKGDTVFFHPILLHGSGDNVTQHFRKAISCHYASSHCQYIDVKGTTQENIAKEVEEIALKRGVSLGFKEIWNLRSRCVRGVEDCL
- the LOC119593051 gene encoding phytanoyl-CoA dioxygenase, peroxisomal-like isoform X1 gives rise to the protein MADRRMKVIFGHLGHRGHHDMMPRLLSSGTANVGTDSSSSSLEFQYTLDNPRLTAAQRAFYEENGFLVIPNLVPHDKLDQWKERFIDLVEGRVDTGGMTKMKDISLKGLKNVSGELIVNKLQDFVWDEVLSEHCMLPQILDYVECFTGPDIMAMHTMLINKPPDPGTRTSRHPLHQDLHYFPFRPANRIVCAWTAMEKVDTKNGCLFVLPGSHKGKLEQHDYPDWEKGVNKMYHGVRGFDDVPKTMLSMEKGDTVFFHPILLHGSGDNVTQHFRKAISCHYASSHCQYIDVKGTTQENIAKEVEEIALKRGVSLGFKEIWNLRSRCVRGVEDCL